From a region of the Pan paniscus chromosome 19, NHGRI_mPanPan1-v2.0_pri, whole genome shotgun sequence genome:
- the DNAI2 gene encoding dynein axonemal intermediate chain 2 isoform X1: MEIVYVYVKKRSEFGKQCNFSDRQAELNIDIMPNPELAEQFVERNPVDTGIQCSISMSEHEANSERFEMETRGVNHVEGGWPKDVNPLELEQTIRFRKKVEKDENYVNAIMQLGSIMEHCIKQNNAIDIYEEYFNDEEAVEVTEEDPSAKTINVFRDPQEIKRAATHLSWHPDGNRKLAVAYSCLDFQRAPVGMSSDSYIWDLENPNKPELALKPSSPLVTLEFNPKDSHVLLGGCYNGQIACWDTRKGSLVAELSTIESSHRDPVYGTIWLQSKTGTECFSASTDGQVMWWDIRKMSEPTEVVILDITKKEQLENALGAISLEFESTLPTKFMVGTEQGIVISCNRKAKTSAEKIVCTFPGHHGPIYALQRNPFYPKNFLTVGDWTARIWSEDSRESSIMWTKYHMAYLTDAAWSPVRPAVFFTTRMDGTLDIWDFMFEQCDPTLSLKVCDEALFCLRVQDNGCLIACGSQLGTTTLLEVSPGLSTLQRNEKNVASSMFERETRREKILEARHREMRLKEKGKAEGRDEEQTDEELAVDLEALVSKAEEEFFDIIFAELKKKEADAIKLTPVPQQPSPEEDQVVEEGEEAAGEEGDEEVEEDLA, translated from the exons ATGGAGATTGTGTACGTGTACGTCAAGAAGCGCAGCGAGTTCGGGAAGCAGTGCAATTTCTCGGACCGCCAGGCCGAGCTGAACATCGACATCATGCCCAACCCTGAGCTGGCTGAGCAGTTCGTAGAGCGGAACCCAGTGGACACGGGCATCCAGTGCTCGATCAGCATGTCGGAACACGAG GCCAACTCAGAGCGGTTTGAGATGGAGACCCGGGGAGTTAACCATGTCGAGGGGGGCTGGCCCAAGGACGTGAACCCCCTGGAGCTGGAGCAGACCATCCGTTTCCGGAAGAAAGTGGAGAAAGATGAGAACTACGTTAACGCCATCATGCAGCTCGGCTCT ATCATGGAGCACTGCATCAAGCAGAACAATGCCATTGACATCTACGAAGAGTATTTCAACGACGAGGAGGCCGTGGAAGTGACGGAGGAGGACCCTTCAGCTAAAACCATCAATGTGTTCAG GGACCCCCAGGAAATCAAGAGGGCTGCCACGCACCTCTCCTGGCACCCCGATGGCAACAGGAAGTTGGCAGTGGCATACTCCTGCTTGGATTTTCAGCGGGCACCTGTGGGCATGAGCAGCGATTCATACATCTGGGACCTAG AAAACCCCAACAAGCCTGAACTTGCTCTGAAGCCATCGTCTCCACTCGTGACGTTGGAGTTCAACCCCAAAGATTCCCACGTGCTCCTGGGTGGCTGCTACAATGGACAGATAG CCTGCTGGGACACCCGAAAGGGCAGCCTGGTGGCGGAGCTATCCACCATTGAGTCCAGCCACCGAGACCCTGTGTATGGCACCATCTGGCTGCAGTCGAAGACGGGCACCGAGTGCTTCTCAGCATCCACGGATGGGCAG GTCATGTGGTGGGACATCCGAAAGATGAGCGAGCCCACTGAAGTCGTGATCTTGGACATCACCAAGAAGGAACAGTTGGAAAATGCCTTGGGGGCCATCTCCCTGGAGTTCGAATCTACTTTG CCCACCAAGTTCATGGTGGGGACCGAGCAGGGCATCGTCATCTCCTGCAACCGCAAGGCCAAGACGTCAGCTGAGAAGATTGTGTGCACCTTCCCGGGCCATCATGGCCCCATCTACGCCCTCCAGAGAAACCCCTTCTACCCGAAGAACTTCCTGACGGTTGGCGACTGGACAGCCCGCATTTGGTCTGAAGACAGCCGGGAATCGTCCATCATGTGGACCAA GTACCACATGGCTTACCTCACTGATGCTGCCTGGAGCCCCGTGAGGCCGGCCGTTTTCTTTACCACCAGGATGGACGGAACCCTGGATATCTGGGACTTCATGTTCGAGCAGTGCGATCCCACCCTCAGCCTGAAG GTGTGTGATGAGGCCCTCTTCTGCCTCCGGGTGCAGGACAATGGGTGTCTCATCGCCTGCGGCTCCCAGCTGGGGACAACCACCCTGCTGGAGGTCTCGCCTGGGCTCTCTACCCTCCAGAGGAATGAGAAGAACGTAGCCTCTTCC ATGTTTGAGCGTGAGACCCGGCGAGAGAAGATCCTGGAGGCCAGGCACCGGGAGATGCGGCTGAAGGAGAAGGGTAAGGCGGAGGGCAGGGATGAGGAGCAGACCGATGAGGAGCTGGCCGTAGACCTGGAGGCGCTGGTCAGCAAGGCCGAGGAGGAGTTCTTCGACATCATCTTCGCAGAGCTGAAGAAGAAGGAGGCAGACGCCATAAAGCTGACGCCAGTGCCT CAGCAACCAAGTCCAGAGGAAGACCaggtggtggaggagggagaggaagcagcGGGGGAGGAAGGGGATGAAGAAGTGGAAGAAGACTTAGCCTAG
- the DNAI2 gene encoding dynein axonemal intermediate chain 2 isoform X3, producing MEIVYVYVKKRSEFGKQCNFSDRQAELNIDIMPNPELAEQFVERNPVDTGIQCSISMSEHEANSERFEMETRGVNHVEGGWPKDVNPLELEQTIRFRKKVEKDENYVNAIMQLGSIMEHCIKQNNAIDIYEEYFNDEEAVEVTEEDPSAKTINVFRDPQEIKRAATHLSWHPDGNRKLAVAYSCLDFQRAPVGMSSDSYIWDLENPNKPELALKPSSPLVTLEFNPKDSHVLLGGCYNGQIACWDTRKGSLVAELSTIESSHRDPVYGTIWLQSKTGTECFSASTDGQVMWWDIRKMSEPTEVVILDITKKEQLENALGAISLEFESTLPTKFMVGTEQGIVISCNRKAKTSAEKIVCTFPGHHGPIYALQRNPFYPKNFLTVGDWTARIWSEDSRESSIMWTKYHMAYLTDAAWSPVRPAVFFTTRMDGTLDIWDFMFEQCDPTLSLKVCDEALFCLRVQDNGCLIACGSQLGTTTLLEVSPGLSTLQRNEKNVASSMFERETRREKILEARHREMRLKEKGKAEGRDEEQTDEELAVDLEALVSKAEEEFFDIIFAELKKKEADAIKLTPVPALFCTSGERKKRHCLSGSPPSGPTDKMPRYERAKEQRGREKKQRQQPSPEEDQVVEEGEEAAGEEGDEEVEEDLA from the exons ATGGAGATTGTGTACGTGTACGTCAAGAAGCGCAGCGAGTTCGGGAAGCAGTGCAATTTCTCGGACCGCCAGGCCGAGCTGAACATCGACATCATGCCCAACCCTGAGCTGGCTGAGCAGTTCGTAGAGCGGAACCCAGTGGACACGGGCATCCAGTGCTCGATCAGCATGTCGGAACACGAG GCCAACTCAGAGCGGTTTGAGATGGAGACCCGGGGAGTTAACCATGTCGAGGGGGGCTGGCCCAAGGACGTGAACCCCCTGGAGCTGGAGCAGACCATCCGTTTCCGGAAGAAAGTGGAGAAAGATGAGAACTACGTTAACGCCATCATGCAGCTCGGCTCT ATCATGGAGCACTGCATCAAGCAGAACAATGCCATTGACATCTACGAAGAGTATTTCAACGACGAGGAGGCCGTGGAAGTGACGGAGGAGGACCCTTCAGCTAAAACCATCAATGTGTTCAG GGACCCCCAGGAAATCAAGAGGGCTGCCACGCACCTCTCCTGGCACCCCGATGGCAACAGGAAGTTGGCAGTGGCATACTCCTGCTTGGATTTTCAGCGGGCACCTGTGGGCATGAGCAGCGATTCATACATCTGGGACCTAG AAAACCCCAACAAGCCTGAACTTGCTCTGAAGCCATCGTCTCCACTCGTGACGTTGGAGTTCAACCCCAAAGATTCCCACGTGCTCCTGGGTGGCTGCTACAATGGACAGATAG CCTGCTGGGACACCCGAAAGGGCAGCCTGGTGGCGGAGCTATCCACCATTGAGTCCAGCCACCGAGACCCTGTGTATGGCACCATCTGGCTGCAGTCGAAGACGGGCACCGAGTGCTTCTCAGCATCCACGGATGGGCAG GTCATGTGGTGGGACATCCGAAAGATGAGCGAGCCCACTGAAGTCGTGATCTTGGACATCACCAAGAAGGAACAGTTGGAAAATGCCTTGGGGGCCATCTCCCTGGAGTTCGAATCTACTTTG CCCACCAAGTTCATGGTGGGGACCGAGCAGGGCATCGTCATCTCCTGCAACCGCAAGGCCAAGACGTCAGCTGAGAAGATTGTGTGCACCTTCCCGGGCCATCATGGCCCCATCTACGCCCTCCAGAGAAACCCCTTCTACCCGAAGAACTTCCTGACGGTTGGCGACTGGACAGCCCGCATTTGGTCTGAAGACAGCCGGGAATCGTCCATCATGTGGACCAA GTACCACATGGCTTACCTCACTGATGCTGCCTGGAGCCCCGTGAGGCCGGCCGTTTTCTTTACCACCAGGATGGACGGAACCCTGGATATCTGGGACTTCATGTTCGAGCAGTGCGATCCCACCCTCAGCCTGAAG GTGTGTGATGAGGCCCTCTTCTGCCTCCGGGTGCAGGACAATGGGTGTCTCATCGCCTGCGGCTCCCAGCTGGGGACAACCACCCTGCTGGAGGTCTCGCCTGGGCTCTCTACCCTCCAGAGGAATGAGAAGAACGTAGCCTCTTCC ATGTTTGAGCGTGAGACCCGGCGAGAGAAGATCCTGGAGGCCAGGCACCGGGAGATGCGGCTGAAGGAGAAGGGTAAGGCGGAGGGCAGGGATGAGGAGCAGACCGATGAGGAGCTGGCCGTAGACCTGGAGGCGCTGGTCAGCAAGGCCGAGGAGGAGTTCTTCGACATCATCTTCGCAGAGCTGAAGAAGAAGGAGGCAGACGCCATAAAGCTGACGCCAGTGCCT GCCCTCTTTTGTACCAgcggagagaggaagaaaagacattGCCTGTCTGGGTCACCTCCTTCAGGCCCCACAGATAAGATGCCAAGATATGAAAGAGCCAAAGAGCAGcgtggaagggaaaagaaacagcGG CAGCAACCAAGTCCAGAGGAAGACCaggtggtggaggagggagaggaagcagcGGGGGAGGAAGGGGATGAAGAAGTGGAAGAAGACTTAGCCTAG
- the DNAI2 gene encoding dynein axonemal intermediate chain 2 isoform X2 codes for MEIVYVYVKKRSEFGKQCNFSDRQAELNIDIMPNPELAEQFVERNPVDTGIQCSISMSEHEANSERFEMETRGVNHVEGGWPKDVNPLELEQTIRFRKKVEKDENYVNAIMQLGSIMEHCIKQNNAIDIYEEYFNDEEAVEVTEEDPSAKTINVFRDPQEIKRAATHLSWHPDGNRKLAVAYSCLDFQRAPVGMSSDSYIWDLENPNKPELALKPSSPLVTLEFNPKDSHVLLGGCYNGQIACWDTRKGSLVAELSTIESSHRDPVYGTIWLQSKTGTECFSASTDGQVMWWDIRKMSEPTEVVILDITKKEQLENALGAISLEFESTLPTKFMVGTEQGIVISCNRKAKTSAEKIVCTFPGHHGPIYALQRNPFYPKNFLTVGDWTARIWSEDSRESSIMWTKYHMAYLTDAAWSPVRPAVFFTTRMDGTLDIWDFMFEQCDPTLSLKVCDEALFCLRVQDNGCLIACGSQLGTTTLLEVSPGLSTLQRNEKNVASSMFERETRREKILEARHREMRLKEKAATKSRGRPGGGGGRGSSGGGRG; via the exons ATGGAGATTGTGTACGTGTACGTCAAGAAGCGCAGCGAGTTCGGGAAGCAGTGCAATTTCTCGGACCGCCAGGCCGAGCTGAACATCGACATCATGCCCAACCCTGAGCTGGCTGAGCAGTTCGTAGAGCGGAACCCAGTGGACACGGGCATCCAGTGCTCGATCAGCATGTCGGAACACGAG GCCAACTCAGAGCGGTTTGAGATGGAGACCCGGGGAGTTAACCATGTCGAGGGGGGCTGGCCCAAGGACGTGAACCCCCTGGAGCTGGAGCAGACCATCCGTTTCCGGAAGAAAGTGGAGAAAGATGAGAACTACGTTAACGCCATCATGCAGCTCGGCTCT ATCATGGAGCACTGCATCAAGCAGAACAATGCCATTGACATCTACGAAGAGTATTTCAACGACGAGGAGGCCGTGGAAGTGACGGAGGAGGACCCTTCAGCTAAAACCATCAATGTGTTCAG GGACCCCCAGGAAATCAAGAGGGCTGCCACGCACCTCTCCTGGCACCCCGATGGCAACAGGAAGTTGGCAGTGGCATACTCCTGCTTGGATTTTCAGCGGGCACCTGTGGGCATGAGCAGCGATTCATACATCTGGGACCTAG AAAACCCCAACAAGCCTGAACTTGCTCTGAAGCCATCGTCTCCACTCGTGACGTTGGAGTTCAACCCCAAAGATTCCCACGTGCTCCTGGGTGGCTGCTACAATGGACAGATAG CCTGCTGGGACACCCGAAAGGGCAGCCTGGTGGCGGAGCTATCCACCATTGAGTCCAGCCACCGAGACCCTGTGTATGGCACCATCTGGCTGCAGTCGAAGACGGGCACCGAGTGCTTCTCAGCATCCACGGATGGGCAG GTCATGTGGTGGGACATCCGAAAGATGAGCGAGCCCACTGAAGTCGTGATCTTGGACATCACCAAGAAGGAACAGTTGGAAAATGCCTTGGGGGCCATCTCCCTGGAGTTCGAATCTACTTTG CCCACCAAGTTCATGGTGGGGACCGAGCAGGGCATCGTCATCTCCTGCAACCGCAAGGCCAAGACGTCAGCTGAGAAGATTGTGTGCACCTTCCCGGGCCATCATGGCCCCATCTACGCCCTCCAGAGAAACCCCTTCTACCCGAAGAACTTCCTGACGGTTGGCGACTGGACAGCCCGCATTTGGTCTGAAGACAGCCGGGAATCGTCCATCATGTGGACCAA GTACCACATGGCTTACCTCACTGATGCTGCCTGGAGCCCCGTGAGGCCGGCCGTTTTCTTTACCACCAGGATGGACGGAACCCTGGATATCTGGGACTTCATGTTCGAGCAGTGCGATCCCACCCTCAGCCTGAAG GTGTGTGATGAGGCCCTCTTCTGCCTCCGGGTGCAGGACAATGGGTGTCTCATCGCCTGCGGCTCCCAGCTGGGGACAACCACCCTGCTGGAGGTCTCGCCTGGGCTCTCTACCCTCCAGAGGAATGAGAAGAACGTAGCCTCTTCC ATGTTTGAGCGTGAGACCCGGCGAGAGAAGATCCTGGAGGCCAGGCACCGGGAGATGCGGCTGAAGGAGAAGG CAGCAACCAAGTCCAGAGGAAGACCaggtggtggaggagggagaggaagcagcGGGGGAGGAAGGGGATGA